One Fusarium oxysporum f. sp. lycopersici 4287 chromosome 8, whole genome shotgun sequence genomic region harbors:
- a CDS encoding hypothetical protein (At least one base has a quality score < 10), whose amino-acid sequence MFAQIDAKFPRFRSMFESELANHNIRNPVRDRPRSNTPIARMRPPLCPWVQYFFKLYVDGPDVYGPFALCSFADAHEGEYMDPLHRLGRGSHERWQEQSGDVRDALTYCLGLIAEKAPREFDNHVYKTLPHWVGKYQSQEFLRLKFNLWHIPSREEVTHALALLNIHEFVWKLPEIWTYPLGFYKELGDVPSKPRLENAERGQYAAEYDNPMRLVDHFDYRYREQIRFSATATAIRFLNRLPAEHRTQIRRLTLHEDSPSVNMPSLHAQGLAPLFKENSLLRVERRVSVFSCVHNFAVPGKDWMTRHKPSPFYGPDFLPKLQSWLIDALAMRDLGIPLDSFIFTLEGGPYSDLCNEVFQACVHMGIAEGEAFNQCCELDLFRSIDSMSVTADKFFLEPRFKEAIEHLVNKTSIFRSDFNPGVPVDPNALVEESIGFDDLEDLIERWEYQAGSFACKMPTDLYYDVMLASKYDLQTREQYIESQGGKVTEQDS is encoded by the coding sequence ATGTTCGCCCAGATTGACGCCAAGTTTCCGAGATTCAGGTCTATGTTTGAATCAGAATTGGCAAACCACAACATCAGGAACCCCGTAAGGGACAGGCCCCGCTCGAACACCCCTATCGCTAGGATGCGACCTCCTCTCTGCCCATGGGTTCaatatttttttaaattatacGTCGACGGTCCCGATGTCTATGGTCCTTTTGCCCTCTGTAGCTTTGCTGATGCACATGAAGGCGAATACATGGACCCATTGCATCGCTTAGGCCGAGGCTCACATGAAAGATGGCAAGAGCAATCTGGGGACGTCCGAGATGCGCTCACGTATTGCCTGGGGCTCATCGCCGAAAAGGCACCAAGAGAGTTTGACAACCATGTATACAAGACCTTGCCCCACTGGGTTGGCAAGTACCAGTCGCAAGAGTTTCTGAGGCTCAAGTTCAACCTCTGGCATATTCCTTCGAGGGAGGAGGTCACCCATGCATTGGCTCTATTAAACATTCACGAATTCGTGTGGAAGCTGCCTGAAATTTGGACATATCCACTCGGGTTCTACAAGGAACTTGGCGATGTCCCCAGTAAACCACGTCTAGAAAACGCCGAACGAGGACAATACGCTGCCGAATATGATAATCCCATGAGGTTGGTCGATCACTTCGATTATCGCTATCGCGAGCAAATAAGATTCTCTGCTACCGCTACAGCAATACGTTTCCTGAACAGGCTGCCCGCTGAGCATCGAACCCAGATCCGCAGGCTCACATTACATGAAGACTCGCCATCAGTCAACATGCCGTCACTTCATGCCCAAGGCCTGGCCCCTTTATTTAAGGAAaattctcttcttcgagtgGAGCGCCGTGTCAGTGTTTTTAGCTGCGTCCACAACTTCGCGGTGCCAGGTAAGGACTGGATGACTCGACACAAACCCAGTCCATTTTATGGCCCCGACTTCCTCCCAAAGCTACAATCCTGGCTTATTGACGCTCTTGCAATGCGGGACTTGGGTATTCCCCTAGATTCCTTCATCTTTACTTTGGAGGGTGGACCCTATAGTGATCTTTGTAACGAAGTTTTCCAAGCGTGCGTTCACATGGGCATTGCAGAGGGCGAAGCATTCAATCAATGCTGTGAACTGGATCTCTTCAGATCTATAGATTCGATGTCTGTCACAGCGGACAAATTTTTTCTCGAACCTAGATTCAAGGAAGCGATTGAGCACTTGGTGAACAAGACATCGATTTTCCGTTCCGATTTTAACCCTGGGGTTCCGGTAGACCCTAACGCATTGGTCGAGGAAAGTATAGGGTTTGATGATTTGGAAGACCTTATTGAGAGATGGGAATATCAAGCAGGATCCTTCGCCTGCAAAATGCCCACTGATCTATACTACGATGTCATGCTAGCTTCTAAATATGACCTTCAGACCAGGGAGCAGTATATTGAGTCACAGGGAGGAAAGGTCACGGAACAAGATTCGTAA
- a CDS encoding hypothetical protein (At least one base has a quality score < 10), which yields MVQAQCGPWAKVDTVKLQEARGKGKFNYMIISFSDWDTGEHIRNHSANLESLFELEHGCSSLPFLHHLHIVDLAVHQKMGYDYDIKRFLEEELCEPGVKAKVAYQRLILQTESLKTARRLALTGVTVFNHHYQVKPYCAQGTPLFCNNCCNPGHFANDCNAEKPRCGLCAGAHESFTCKAQKDFKCCNCGGGHKAWDPSCTDKPSKQSIRSPCFTATRLLTGP from the exons ATGGTCCAAGCCCAATGCGGACCCTGGGCCAAAGTCGATACAGTCAAGCtgcaagaagctcgaggaaAAGGAAAGTTCAATTACATGATCATATCTTTCTCCGACTGGGACACTGGAGAGCACATTCGAAACCACTCTGCGAACCTTGAAAGCCTGTTTGAACTTGAGCATGGCTGCTCCAGCCTTCCTTTCCTCCACCATCTGCATATAGTCGACCTCGCCGTTCATCAAAAGATGGGATACGACTATGACATAAAGAGGTTTCTCGAAGAAGAGCTCTGTGAACCTGGTGTCAAGGCAAAGGTTGCGTATCAGCGACTCATCTTACAAACCGAGAGTTTGAAGACAGCGAGGCGACTTGCACTGACAGGTGTCACGGTGTTCAACCATCATTATCAGGTGAA GCCCTACTGTGCTCAGGGCACTCCGCTGTTTTGCAACAACTGTTGCAACCCCGGCCACTTTGCCAACGATTGCAACGCCGAGAAACCGCGGTGCGGCCTTTGTGCAGGAGCACATGAGTCATTCACTTGCAAGGCCCAAAAGGACTTCAAGTGCTGTAACTGTGGCGGAGGCCACAAGGCGTGGGATCCATCTTGCACGGATAAACCCTCAAAGCAGAGCATCAGAAGTCCCTGTTTTACCGCAACAAGACTCCTCACTGGGCCTTAA